One Cohnella candidum genomic region harbors:
- a CDS encoding glycoside hydrolase family 1 protein encodes MGVAFPKDFLWGSATAAYQVEGNNTNSDFWAEEQAEGSPYADKSGDAIDHYRLYREDIALMASLGLKAYRFSIEWARVEPAPGQFSKSDIEHYRDVLLACREHGLVPFVTLHHFSSPQWLMRFGGWASPQVPELFSRYCEFVFQELGEHIPYALTFNEVNLPTMLRAIFTKIGIVPPVGIDAASWSAPKWRESAAALCGTTPDKYVTFHMISDETKIGLLKEAHRKARETIKRISPDTQVGFSMALSDIQAASGGEAQAEARWQLVFGQFADMAEGDDFFGLQNYTREVYGPEGPIPPAEGAELTQMKYEYYPEALGNVARKVAKTLSLPIFVTEHGVGTDDDSKRVAFIRRGLQGLQSAIEEGIDVRGYLHWSTFDNFEWNSGYGMTFGLIAVDRTTQERKVKESARYLGRIAQSNTMN; translated from the coding sequence ATGGGTGTTGCATTTCCGAAAGACTTTCTCTGGGGTTCGGCAACGGCCGCGTATCAAGTAGAGGGCAATAACACGAACAGTGATTTTTGGGCGGAGGAGCAGGCGGAAGGATCTCCCTATGCCGACAAGTCCGGCGACGCTATCGACCATTACCGGTTGTATCGGGAAGATATCGCGTTAATGGCAAGCTTGGGGCTCAAAGCTTACCGGTTTTCCATTGAGTGGGCGCGCGTAGAGCCCGCACCGGGTCAGTTCTCGAAGTCGGATATCGAACATTACCGGGATGTGCTGCTGGCCTGCCGCGAGCACGGTTTGGTACCGTTCGTGACGCTGCATCATTTCTCGTCCCCGCAATGGCTGATGAGATTCGGCGGGTGGGCGAGCCCGCAAGTTCCGGAATTATTCTCACGTTACTGCGAATTCGTTTTTCAGGAACTGGGGGAGCACATCCCTTACGCACTCACATTCAATGAGGTCAATTTGCCCACCATGCTGCGCGCGATCTTCACGAAGATCGGCATCGTGCCGCCGGTCGGCATCGACGCCGCATCCTGGTCCGCTCCTAAGTGGAGGGAGTCTGCCGCCGCATTGTGCGGAACGACTCCGGATAAGTATGTCACGTTCCATATGATCTCGGACGAGACGAAGATCGGGTTGCTGAAAGAAGCGCACCGGAAAGCCAGGGAAACGATCAAACGGATTTCTCCGGACACCCAAGTCGGCTTTTCGATGGCCTTGTCCGACATTCAGGCGGCATCGGGCGGAGAAGCGCAAGCTGAAGCCAGGTGGCAGCTCGTATTCGGCCAATTCGCGGACATGGCGGAAGGCGACGATTTCTTCGGCCTTCAGAATTACACGCGGGAAGTGTACGGTCCAGAGGGCCCAATCCCTCCAGCCGAAGGTGCGGAGCTGACGCAGATGAAGTACGAATATTACCCGGAAGCGCTGGGGAATGTGGCCCGTAAAGTCGCCAAGACGCTCTCTCTCCCTATCTTCGTGACCGAACATGGCGTTGGGACGGATGACGATAGCAAGCGCGTCGCGTTTATCCGCCGAGGTTTGCAGGGTCTTCAGTCTGCCATCGAAGAAGGGATCGACGTAAGAGGGTACTTACATTGGTCGACCTTCGACAATTTCGAATGGAACTCCGGCTACGGCATGACGTTCGGTTTAATCGCCGTGGACAGAACGACTCAAGAGCGAAAAGTGAAAGAGAGCGCGCGGTATTTGGGGCGCATTGCGCAAAGCAATACGATGAACTAG
- a CDS encoding glycoside hydrolase family 1 protein gives MTASVFPDSFLWGTATSAHQVEGNNLNSDVWAEEYAEGSPYRDRSGDAVDHYHLYREDIRLLASLGLNSYRFSIEWARIEPEPGAYSKAELAHYRDMIRACKENGITPVVTLMHFTSPRWLMQLGGWKNPETADRFARYCEFVFQEIGEDIPYALTLNEANLPVLLKELFINLNFMPPVGIDAKSWTAPGWRESAARRCGTTIDRYFTFHMASDEASLGIVLDAHRKARAAIKKASPSTRVGLSLALPDVQCMPGGEEHAARKWHDYFGQFLPAIQGDDFLGVQNYAREVYGPNGLISMAETAEETTAMGTEFHPEALAGAVRRAAQSLAIPIMVTEHGIATEDDDQRVRFIRRGLKGLQVCIAEGIEVLGYLHWSAFDNFEWTFGYAPRFGLITVNRDTQERTVKESAKLLGNIAQENGVIG, from the coding sequence TTGACCGCTTCCGTTTTTCCCGATTCTTTTCTATGGGGGACTGCGACCTCCGCCCATCAAGTAGAAGGGAACAATCTGAACTCCGATGTCTGGGCAGAAGAATATGCGGAAGGTTCGCCTTATCGCGACCGTTCCGGCGATGCCGTCGACCATTATCATCTTTACAGGGAAGATATCCGGCTGCTGGCGTCGCTCGGGTTGAACAGCTATCGATTCTCCATAGAATGGGCACGCATCGAACCGGAGCCGGGGGCTTACTCGAAAGCCGAGCTGGCGCACTACCGGGATATGATCCGGGCCTGCAAGGAAAACGGCATCACGCCGGTCGTCACCCTGATGCACTTTACCTCCCCGCGCTGGCTGATGCAGCTTGGCGGATGGAAGAATCCCGAGACGGCAGACCGTTTCGCCCGATACTGCGAATTCGTCTTCCAGGAAATCGGCGAGGACATTCCCTATGCGCTTACCCTGAATGAGGCCAATCTGCCCGTACTGCTAAAGGAACTCTTCATCAACTTGAATTTCATGCCGCCTGTCGGGATCGACGCGAAATCTTGGACGGCACCCGGCTGGAGGGAATCTGCGGCACGGCGCTGCGGCACGACGATCGATCGGTATTTTACGTTCCACATGGCATCGGACGAAGCTTCCCTTGGCATCGTGTTGGACGCGCATCGGAAAGCGAGAGCCGCGATCAAGAAAGCTTCGCCTTCTACCCGGGTGGGCTTGTCTCTCGCGCTTCCGGATGTACAATGCATGCCCGGAGGCGAAGAGCATGCCGCCCGCAAATGGCACGATTATTTCGGCCAGTTTCTGCCTGCGATCCAAGGCGACGATTTTCTCGGCGTTCAGAATTACGCCCGGGAAGTGTACGGACCGAATGGCTTGATCTCCATGGCCGAAACGGCGGAGGAGACGACGGCGATGGGGACGGAGTTCCATCCCGAGGCGCTTGCGGGGGCCGTGCGCAGAGCCGCGCAAAGTCTTGCCATCCCGATCATGGTCACCGAGCACGGTATCGCCACCGAGGATGACGATCAGCGCGTGCGATTCATACGAAGAGGGCTCAAAGGATTGCAGGTCTGCATTGCCGAGGGCATCGAAGTGTTGGGTTATCTGCATTGGTCCGCTTTCGACAACTTCGAGTGGACGTTCGGTTACGCGCCCCGTTTCGGTTTGATCACGGTAAATCGCGATACGCAAGAGCGAACCGTTAAAGAAAGCGCCAAGCTGCTAGGGAATATCGCGCAGGAAAATGGCGTCATTGGATAG
- a CDS encoding glycoside hydrolase family 43 protein — protein MPYSNPVLPGFYPDPSICRVGSDYYLVTSSFQFFPGVPIFHSRDLVHWRQIGHCLERESQLDLEGCKSSLGIFAPTIRHHDGRFYMVTTNTNGFRNFFVWADKPEGPWSEPVWLDWPGIDPSLFFDDDGRVYLTGTGGFLGNEPLGIYQAEIEIDTGRLLSDRKFIWSGTGGKAPEGPHLYKIEGIYYLLIAEGGTEYGHMVTIARSDSPYGPFEICPGNPILTHRSTDSPIQATGHADLVETEDGSWWAVFLGIRPAPFMFRGLHHHLGRETFLAPVSWSSDGWPMIGDAGKAALTMDAETLPLGQAAVRPPAKDDFENGQLPFYWNFLRNPAEGSWTLDDRPGWLTLYGSAPSLDDAGAPAFVGRRQQHFDCAVSAKLSFDPVKDGEEAGLTVYRDEKFHYEIALAHRNGTRKVILRRRVGSLWKVELEEDYDASEIVLGIEADASRYSFYFASPGGERKTFGFGECSFLSSEVAGGFTGVYFAMYATGNGQPCSTSAAFDWFEYIPTNE, from the coding sequence ATGCCGTATTCAAATCCCGTACTGCCCGGGTTTTATCCGGATCCGAGCATTTGCCGCGTCGGCTCCGACTATTATTTGGTGACGAGTTCGTTTCAGTTTTTTCCGGGCGTGCCGATCTTCCACAGCCGGGACCTCGTCCATTGGCGCCAAATCGGCCACTGTCTGGAACGCGAAAGCCAGTTGGATTTGGAAGGCTGCAAAAGCTCGCTCGGCATTTTCGCTCCTACCATTCGGCATCACGACGGCAGATTCTATATGGTCACGACCAACACGAACGGTTTTCGGAATTTCTTCGTGTGGGCGGACAAGCCGGAAGGGCCATGGTCGGAACCCGTATGGCTGGATTGGCCGGGAATCGATCCGTCCTTGTTTTTCGACGATGACGGACGCGTCTACTTGACCGGCACGGGCGGATTTTTGGGCAATGAGCCGCTCGGGATCTATCAGGCGGAGATCGAAATCGACACCGGCCGGCTCTTATCCGATCGGAAATTCATTTGGAGCGGGACCGGCGGGAAAGCGCCGGAAGGTCCCCATCTCTACAAAATCGAAGGCATCTATTACCTCCTGATCGCGGAAGGAGGAACCGAGTACGGCCACATGGTCACGATCGCCCGAAGCGACAGTCCCTATGGCCCTTTTGAAATTTGTCCTGGCAATCCGATTTTGACGCATCGAAGTACGGACAGCCCCATTCAGGCTACGGGGCATGCCGATCTTGTAGAGACGGAGGACGGCAGCTGGTGGGCGGTTTTTCTCGGCATTCGACCGGCGCCCTTTATGTTCAGAGGTTTGCATCATCATTTGGGCCGGGAAACGTTTCTCGCACCGGTCTCTTGGTCTTCGGATGGCTGGCCGATGATTGGCGATGCCGGGAAAGCGGCGCTCACGATGGACGCCGAAACGCTGCCGCTGGGGCAAGCCGCCGTTCGCCCGCCGGCGAAAGACGATTTTGAAAATGGACAGTTGCCGTTCTATTGGAACTTTCTGAGGAATCCGGCGGAAGGGAGCTGGACCCTTGATGACCGGCCCGGATGGCTGACGCTGTACGGTTCCGCGCCCTCCTTGGACGACGCAGGAGCGCCGGCTTTCGTCGGCAGGAGGCAGCAGCATTTTGATTGCGCCGTTTCCGCAAAGCTGTCGTTCGACCCAGTGAAAGACGGCGAGGAGGCCGGCCTCACGGTTTACCGGGATGAGAAGTTCCATTACGAAATCGCGCTGGCTCATCGAAACGGAACCCGGAAAGTTATTTTGCGTAGGCGGGTCGGCTCTTTATGGAAAGTGGAGCTGGAAGAGGATTACGACGCTTCGGAGATCGTGTTGGGCATTGAGGCAGACGCTTCCCGATATTCCTTCTACTTTGCAAGTCCGGGTGGGGAGCGAAAGACTTTCGGCTTCGGAGAATGTTCGTTTTTGTCCAGCGAAGTCGCCGGCGGGTTTACCGGGGTTTACTTCGCGATGTACGCAACCGGCAACGGGCAGCCTTGCTCTACATCCGCAGCTTTTGATTGGTTTGAATACATTCCAACAAACGAATAA
- a CDS encoding alpha/beta hydrolase: protein MLSETIQLWDGRVEVRVQSYILNDSKEFQSGVKRPAVIICPGGAYLGTSDREAEPVALKFASKGYHAFVLRYTTYFKEWVTDFRNPPPSNPLSVYPQPLLDLGRTIAMIRENAEQWNIDSDRIAVAGFSAGGHLAASLGVHWHESWLGERLNVDNTLLKPNALVLGYALLDYVLMREETAKGPNEMMRGLFEVSNRAVFGKPDPSTEELIERSPAYHVNSNTPPTFLWHTAEDDGVFAQNSLHFAIELAKNKIPYELHVFEKGPHGLSLSDETTAAIPEHLNPHAKVWFDTAISWLSTRMSVQ, encoded by the coding sequence ATGCTGAGCGAAACGATCCAACTTTGGGACGGCCGTGTGGAAGTACGTGTACAAAGCTACATTTTGAATGATTCCAAGGAGTTTCAATCCGGCGTCAAACGTCCGGCCGTCATCATCTGTCCGGGCGGAGCATATCTAGGAACGTCCGACCGGGAAGCGGAGCCCGTCGCCCTCAAATTCGCGTCAAAAGGATACCATGCGTTCGTTCTGCGATATACGACCTACTTCAAGGAATGGGTCACGGATTTCCGGAATCCGCCTCCGAGCAACCCCTTGTCCGTCTATCCGCAGCCGTTGTTGGATCTTGGGCGTACGATCGCCATGATCAGGGAGAATGCGGAACAATGGAACATCGATTCCGATCGCATCGCGGTCGCCGGATTTTCCGCGGGCGGACATTTGGCGGCGAGTCTGGGCGTCCATTGGCATGAAAGCTGGTTGGGTGAAAGGTTGAACGTTGATAACACCCTGCTTAAGCCGAATGCACTCGTTTTGGGTTATGCACTGTTGGATTACGTGTTAATGCGGGAAGAAACGGCGAAGGGACCGAACGAAATGATGAGGGGATTGTTCGAAGTTTCAAATCGGGCCGTTTTCGGAAAACCGGATCCTTCGACGGAGGAATTGATCGAGAGAAGCCCCGCTTACCATGTCAACTCCAACACCCCGCCGACCTTCCTATGGCATACGGCGGAAGACGACGGCGTGTTTGCGCAGAATTCCCTCCATTTCGCAATCGAGCTTGCAAAAAACAAAATTCCTTACGAGCTCCACGTATTCGAGAAAGGGCCGCACGGCTTGTCCTTGAGCGACGAAACGACAGCCGCCATTCCCGAGCATCTCAATCCGCACGCCAAGGTTTGGTTCGATACGGCGATCAGTTGGTTGAGCACTCGGATGTCCGTTCAATGA
- a CDS encoding glycoside hydrolase family 5 protein: MNLFSNQRVKGFLKTNGRILVNGDGEEILLRGWGAGSWNNPEGFMIGGPPLNFLAAKSGHHRAAPMDRGRTMNQTIIEMCGPEYAERFWSQWFRNHLGERDIQAMAGYGYNSVRLPISARTFLYEEPGYRYNEDSFQMLDEILGYCEKHKVYAILDMHGAPGGQSGLSCDDGIDNIPHMFLEEENRERAIALWEEFARRYKDRWIVAAYELLNEPISTPRWDHLIPELLRFYDECIARIRKIDKQHAIVLGGNRFNWAVDLFNKNFDPECSNWFIAFHRYGGSPEPKTIHQYVSKSVELNVPMWMGEGGGSPEWISTFAELAAEYHIGTNLWAWKAAEGDFHSPCAYKLPEDWQLVRDYYNGGAKPGYEKSRGIWDEVLENIKFENCVIDHAVHDFYNRRPSSTLPAVSYNAVPGRGESFSGRHLYSNPYDIRLADEMKIVYDPDKQAPDKSPQGVIFGEKHVMDPEGLDWANVSLELRQGEFATYTVRNVNEGCKLKLEYYAAGAAKLVAETDGATIGTLAVTAAEFGKQTAEIGTIPTAEAVTIKLSVAQGTVILKRLIFE, encoded by the coding sequence GTGAATTTATTTTCCAACCAACGAGTCAAAGGGTTTTTGAAAACAAATGGCAGAATCCTGGTCAACGGCGACGGAGAGGAAATCCTGCTTCGGGGCTGGGGCGCTGGCAGCTGGAATAACCCGGAGGGTTTTATGATCGGCGGGCCGCCGCTCAATTTTCTTGCCGCGAAATCCGGCCATCATAGGGCGGCGCCGATGGACAGAGGCCGCACGATGAACCAAACGATCATCGAGATGTGCGGCCCGGAATATGCCGAGCGCTTCTGGTCCCAGTGGTTTCGCAACCATTTGGGCGAGAGGGATATTCAGGCCATGGCCGGGTACGGGTATAACTCCGTTCGCCTGCCCATCAGCGCGCGGACGTTCCTGTACGAGGAGCCGGGTTACCGATATAACGAGGATTCGTTCCAAATGCTGGACGAAATTCTCGGCTATTGCGAAAAGCATAAGGTCTACGCGATTTTGGACATGCACGGCGCGCCCGGCGGGCAGTCGGGTTTGTCCTGCGACGACGGGATCGACAACATTCCCCATATGTTCCTGGAGGAGGAGAATCGGGAGCGCGCGATCGCGCTGTGGGAGGAGTTCGCGAGGCGGTATAAGGATCGTTGGATCGTCGCCGCTTATGAGCTGTTGAACGAGCCCATTTCGACGCCGCGCTGGGATCACCTGATTCCCGAGCTGCTCAGATTTTACGACGAGTGCATCGCGCGAATCCGGAAAATCGATAAGCAGCACGCGATCGTCCTGGGCGGGAACCGGTTCAACTGGGCGGTGGATCTGTTCAATAAGAACTTCGATCCTGAATGCTCGAATTGGTTCATCGCGTTCCATCGGTACGGAGGTTCGCCGGAACCGAAAACGATCCACCAGTATGTCAGTAAGAGCGTCGAACTGAACGTCCCGATGTGGATGGGAGAAGGGGGCGGCAGTCCCGAGTGGATTTCTACGTTCGCGGAGCTGGCGGCGGAATACCATATCGGAACCAATCTCTGGGCATGGAAAGCGGCGGAAGGCGACTTCCACAGTCCTTGCGCGTATAAATTGCCCGAGGATTGGCAGTTGGTGCGCGATTACTACAATGGAGGAGCCAAGCCCGGATACGAAAAAAGCCGCGGGATTTGGGACGAGGTGCTGGAGAACATCAAGTTCGAGAACTGCGTGATCGATCATGCCGTGCATGACTTCTATAACCGCCGCCCTTCGTCTACGCTGCCGGCCGTTTCGTACAACGCGGTTCCGGGCCGCGGGGAATCTTTTTCCGGCCGTCATTTGTACTCCAACCCGTACGATATCCGGCTCGCGGACGAGATGAAGATCGTCTACGATCCGGATAAACAAGCGCCGGATAAGAGCCCGCAAGGCGTTATCTTCGGCGAGAAACACGTGATGGATCCCGAAGGGCTGGATTGGGCGAACGTAAGCCTGGAGCTTAGGCAAGGAGAGTTTGCGACGTATACCGTTCGGAACGTAAACGAGGGGTGCAAGCTCAAGTTGGAGTATTACGCGGCGGGAGCTGCCAAGCTCGTGGCGGAAACGGATGGGGCAACCATCGGAACATTGGCGGTAACGGCGGCGGAATTCGGGAAACAGACGGCGGAGATCGGAACGATCCCGACAGCCGAAGCGGTGACGATCAAGCTTTCCGTTGCTCAGGGCACCGTCATCCTGAAGAGACTCATTTTCGAGTAA
- a CDS encoding DUF5605 domain-containing protein: MAFNANTKIGILMKNEAAAEILLRHIPEILFKTAPHIASLMKSVTLEKFEQFHRAELQRPDWLNIVLAELSQLPAEAQALQEEPEIIPSPDYEPASVAAGSATVTAPSQAEQWGIYEIELQGPSHGNPFTDVVLGAEFRTGDRAVRMAGFYDGEGVYRIRFMPDVQGAWTFRTYSSARSLYGIEGSFLSVAPSAGNHGPVCVKNTYHFAHEDGTPYIPVSTTCYAWTHQGNEMEEQTLETLKTSPFNKMRMCVFPKSYLFNSNEPEFYPFEGSLQEGWDYTRFNPAFFRHLENRISDLGKLGIEADLILFHPYDRWGFSEMSRAADDRYLRYIVARLSAYRNVWWSLANEYDLMWSKEEDDWERFAAIVTENDPVGHLISNHNCFAFYDFSKPWVTHCSIQRIDVYKTSEFTKEWRDKWKKPIVIDECAYEGDIDQGWGNITGEEMTRRFWEGAVRGGYVGHGETYLNPEEVLWWSKGGKLTGTSPERIAFLRRITEESPGGVLEPLTSEWDVPCAGIPDEYYLYYFGFTQPGFRHINRTPGIRYQVEVIDTWNMTVEKLEGLYEGSFRIELPGRPYMALRMTRA, encoded by the coding sequence ATGGCTTTCAACGCGAATACGAAAATCGGTATCCTCATGAAGAACGAGGCGGCCGCCGAAATTTTGCTCCGGCATATCCCGGAAATACTCTTCAAAACGGCGCCTCACATCGCCTCTCTCATGAAGAGCGTAACGCTGGAGAAGTTTGAGCAATTCCATCGGGCAGAGCTGCAACGGCCGGATTGGCTCAACATCGTTCTTGCTGAACTGTCCCAGCTGCCGGCGGAGGCGCAAGCTCTTCAGGAGGAGCCGGAAATCATTCCGTCTCCTGACTACGAGCCTGCAAGCGTAGCCGCCGGCTCCGCCACCGTCACGGCGCCTTCGCAAGCCGAGCAATGGGGCATCTATGAAATCGAGCTGCAAGGTCCCAGCCACGGCAATCCTTTCACGGATGTGGTACTTGGCGCCGAGTTCCGCACGGGTGACCGCGCCGTTCGAATGGCAGGTTTTTATGACGGGGAAGGCGTTTATCGGATCCGTTTCATGCCGGACGTCCAGGGTGCATGGACGTTCCGGACGTACAGTTCGGCTCGCTCGTTGTACGGAATCGAGGGATCGTTCCTCAGCGTCGCGCCATCCGCAGGCAACCATGGTCCCGTCTGCGTGAAAAATACGTACCATTTTGCCCATGAAGACGGTACTCCCTACATCCCGGTAAGCACCACCTGTTATGCCTGGACGCATCAAGGGAATGAAATGGAAGAGCAGACGTTGGAAACGTTGAAAACTTCCCCGTTCAACAAGATGCGGATGTGCGTGTTCCCGAAGTCGTACCTGTTCAATTCGAACGAACCGGAATTCTACCCGTTTGAAGGCTCCCTGCAGGAAGGCTGGGACTACACCCGCTTCAACCCGGCTTTCTTCCGTCACCTGGAGAATCGGATCTCCGATCTTGGCAAGCTGGGAATCGAAGCGGATCTTATTCTATTCCATCCTTATGACCGCTGGGGTTTCTCGGAAATGAGCCGCGCCGCGGACGACCGTTACCTGCGCTATATCGTTGCCCGCTTGTCCGCATACCGTAACGTATGGTGGTCGCTCGCCAACGAATACGACCTGATGTGGTCCAAGGAAGAGGACGACTGGGAGCGGTTCGCCGCAATCGTGACGGAGAACGACCCTGTCGGCCACCTGATTTCGAACCACAACTGCTTCGCGTTCTATGATTTCTCGAAGCCATGGGTGACGCATTGCAGCATACAGCGCATCGATGTTTACAAAACGTCGGAGTTTACGAAAGAATGGCGCGACAAGTGGAAAAAGCCGATCGTCATCGACGAATGCGCTTATGAAGGCGACATCGACCAAGGCTGGGGCAACATCACGGGCGAGGAGATGACGCGCCGGTTCTGGGAAGGCGCCGTTCGCGGCGGCTACGTCGGGCACGGCGAGACTTACCTGAACCCGGAGGAAGTGCTGTGGTGGTCCAAAGGCGGCAAACTGACCGGTACCAGCCCGGAACGGATCGCCTTCCTGCGCCGAATCACGGAAGAAAGCCCGGGAGGCGTGTTGGAGCCTCTGACCTCGGAATGGGACGTGCCTTGCGCCGGCATTCCCGACGAGTATTACTTGTACTATTTCGGCTTCACGCAGCCCGGTTTCCGCCATATCAACCGGACGCCGGGCATCCGTTACCAAGTCGAAGTGATCGATACGTGGAATATGACCGTAGAGAAGCTTGAAGGCCTGTACGAAGGAAGCTTCCGGATTGAATTGCCGGGCCGGCCGTATATGGCGCTGCGCATGACCCGGGCGTAG
- a CDS encoding quercetin 2,3-dioxygenase, translated as MIPAGEGDRYVFGTQVASIMANARSIGDSLEIVLLCGGRGDHFPLHSHEQASEAIYVLDGKLEVQIGTQKRLLTTGDYAHIPAGIPHAYKMLAHRTRFYSVTIGGEVSDFYRKIGESYERHERPHLPQDALTSEKWGEAAEGLDIRFVDVSSVAVEIPLVDNGTVPDRVVPYILENGDGDHTLSGDQVHSFLSTQAATGGGYIVLMSSGPKGQPIGEHYHEITNETFFCIQGSMTLWVDGEELSLQPGDFVYVPAGVKHKFRMDSHYTKFMGVLTPGSFEGFFRILGDPYAYPIFPTEPAPYRFDRVIQRIAELDLKVTGRPPGVPGPADGKHESA; from the coding sequence ATGATCCCTGCCGGAGAAGGCGATCGATATGTCTTCGGCACGCAAGTCGCCTCCATCATGGCCAACGCGCGCAGCATTGGTGACTCTCTCGAAATCGTACTTTTGTGCGGAGGTCGAGGAGACCACTTCCCGCTTCATTCGCATGAGCAGGCAAGCGAAGCGATATACGTGCTGGACGGAAAGCTGGAAGTCCAGATCGGCACGCAGAAACGTTTGCTCACGACGGGCGATTATGCCCACATCCCGGCGGGAATCCCGCATGCCTACAAGATGCTAGCCCATCGGACCCGATTCTACTCCGTGACGATCGGCGGAGAAGTATCGGATTTCTATCGGAAAATCGGGGAGAGTTACGAGCGGCATGAACGGCCTCATTTGCCCCAGGACGCATTGACATCGGAAAAATGGGGCGAAGCGGCGGAAGGGCTGGATATCCGTTTCGTCGACGTCAGCTCGGTAGCGGTGGAAATTCCGCTTGTCGATAACGGAACGGTTCCGGATCGGGTGGTCCCCTATATTCTCGAAAACGGCGACGGGGACCATACGCTGAGCGGAGACCAGGTGCATTCCTTCTTGTCCACGCAAGCCGCTACGGGCGGCGGATACATCGTGTTGATGTCGTCCGGCCCCAAAGGCCAGCCGATCGGGGAGCACTACCATGAAATCACGAACGAAACGTTCTTCTGCATTCAGGGGAGCATGACCCTATGGGTCGACGGCGAAGAACTGTCGCTGCAACCCGGCGACTTTGTCTATGTGCCGGCAGGCGTGAAGCATAAATTCCGGATGGACTCGCATTACACGAAGTTCATGGGCGTGCTTACGCCGGGCAGCTTCGAAGGCTTTTTCCGCATTCTCGGTGATCCATACGCCTATCCGATTTTTCCGACGGAGCCGGCTCCGTACCGTTTCGACCGAGTCATTCAAAGAATCGCCGAGCTGGATTTGAAAGTCACCGGCCGGCCGCCGGGCGTGCCGGGACCGGCAGACGGGAAGCACGAGAGCGCATGA
- a CDS encoding alpha/beta hydrolase encodes MRKVEMLEGLVYSSPGGRALIADLYLPQGSEETAPVILWLHGGGWRVGDRKLGPDLSRYFAERGFAMASIDYRLSGEAKFPAQIEDVLAAIDWLCRVGPEYGIDAKRIGLWGSSAGGHLAAMAGALRPAVVRAVADGYGPTDFLQMDDHRIREEKASDDPESVRLHPGNRSADPDSPESQLLGAPIGEVPEKVREANPITFVKPDMPPYLILHGLSDLAVPSHQSELLFTALASGGNDATLGLVPGLGHGFFNRNDLGQDKALPMQVRHSSGQVPEWMPEGEPRLSFDFIEAFFRFYL; translated from the coding sequence ATGAGGAAAGTCGAGATGCTGGAAGGCCTTGTGTACTCCTCGCCCGGGGGACGGGCGCTTATCGCCGATCTATACTTGCCTCAGGGCTCTGAGGAGACGGCGCCCGTCATCCTGTGGCTGCATGGCGGAGGCTGGCGCGTCGGCGACCGGAAGCTGGGGCCGGACTTATCCCGGTATTTCGCGGAGCGGGGTTTCGCCATGGCGAGCATCGATTACCGGCTGAGCGGGGAGGCGAAGTTTCCCGCGCAGATCGAGGACGTGCTGGCCGCGATAGACTGGCTTTGCCGGGTCGGCCCGGAGTACGGGATCGACGCCAAGCGGATCGGCCTGTGGGGCTCATCGGCCGGCGGCCACTTGGCCGCAATGGCCGGGGCATTGCGGCCTGCGGTGGTGCGCGCGGTCGCGGACGGCTACGGCCCCACCGATTTTCTGCAAATGGACGATCACCGGATAAGGGAGGAGAAAGCTTCCGATGATCCGGAATCCGTCCGCCTGCACCCCGGGAATCGCAGCGCGGATCCGGACTCGCCGGAATCCCAGCTGCTGGGGGCGCCGATCGGAGAAGTACCGGAGAAGGTTCGGGAGGCGAATCCGATCACCTTCGTGAAGCCAGACATGCCGCCATATCTGATTCTGCATGGATTGAGCGACCTGGCGGTTCCCTCTCACCAGAGCGAACTGTTGTTTACCGCGCTGGCTTCCGGCGGTAATGACGCTACGCTTGGATTGGTGCCGGGATTGGGGCATGGCTTCTTCAACCGGAACGATCTCGGACAGGACAAGGCGCTCCCTATGCAGGTCCGACATTCCTCTGGCCAAGTGCCGGAGTGGATGCCAGAGGGAGAGCCTCGGCTCTCCTTCGATTTCATTGAAGCGTTTTTCCGGTTTTACTTGTAA
- a CDS encoding NADPH-dependent FMN reductase: MSERLDIAIIVGSLRARSYNRCFAEFIRSRYASSYRAEFADIGVLPHYNQDNELDPGPEVAAFKRQIAVADGVVIVTPEFNWSIPGVLKNAIDWLSRVDKALIGKPVMVAGVSGGSRGTLRAQLQLRQILQSNGVNVKLLPPAGNEVLIGDAAQKFDETGALVDQELIAYMDGVMKRFQEWIRS; encoded by the coding sequence ATGAGCGAAAGACTGGATATTGCGATAATAGTCGGCAGTTTGAGAGCGCGGTCCTACAACCGCTGCTTTGCGGAGTTTATCCGCAGCCGGTATGCATCCTCTTATCGGGCGGAATTCGCCGATATCGGGGTTCTGCCCCACTACAACCAAGACAACGAGTTGGACCCGGGGCCGGAAGTCGCCGCTTTCAAGCGGCAAATCGCGGTAGCAGACGGCGTTGTCATCGTCACTCCGGAATTCAACTGGTCGATCCCCGGCGTGCTGAAAAACGCGATCGACTGGCTCTCCCGAGTGGACAAAGCGCTGATCGGCAAGCCGGTGATGGTCGCGGGCGTATCGGGGGGAAGTCGTGGCACGCTCCGGGCGCAGCTGCAGCTCAGGCAAATCCTTCAGAGCAACGGTGTCAACGTGAAGCTGCTGCCCCCCGCCGGCAACGAAGTGTTGATCGGCGACGCGGCGCAGAAGTTCGACGAAACCGGTGCTCTCGTGGATCAAGAACTTATTGCCTACATGGACGGAGTCATGAAACGGTTTCAGGAGTGGATCCGCAGCTAA